The genomic DNA GGCTAACGGCGCGTTGCAGAGGGTGCAATGGCCAAATCGTGACTCTGACGACGCCTACACTGGAGCCGCTATGGCTTACCTGGACCACGCCGCCACCACGCCGATGCTGCCCGAGGCGATCGCCGCCATGAACGCGCACCTCGGCGTGGTCGGCAACGCCTCCTCGCTGCACGCCGCCGGCCGCCGCGCCCGCCGCACCGTCGAGGAGGCCCGCGAGTCCCTCGGCGAGTCGCTCGGCGCCCGCCCGAGCGAGATCGTCCTCACCGGCGGCGGCACCGAATCCGACAACCTCGCCGTCAAGGGCCTCTACTGGGCCCGCCGCGACGCCGACCCGGCCCGGGTCCGGGTGCTGTGCAGCCCGGTCGAGCACCACGCCGTCCTGGACGCCGTGCACTGGCTCGCCGAGCACGAGGGCGCCGCGGTCGAGTACCTGCCGGTCGACGGCCACGGGCGGGTCCACCCCGCCGAGTTGCGCGCCGCCATCGAGCGCAACCCCGCCGACGTCGCCCTGGTCACCGTGATGTGGGCCAACAACGAGGTCGGCACCATCCAGCCGGTCGTCGAACTCGCGGCCGTGGCCGCCGAGTTCGGGGTGCCGATGCACGCCGACGCGGTGCAGGCGCTCGGTCAGGTCCCGGTCTCCTTCGCCGAGTCCGGGCTGACCGCACTCACCGTCACCGGCCACAAGATCGGCGGACCGTACGGCGTCGGCGCACTGCTGCTCGCCCGCAGCGCCACACCCGTCCCGCTGCTGCACGGCGGCGGGCAGGAGCGCGACGTCCGCTCCGGCACGCTCGACGTGCCGGCCGCCGC from Kitasatospora terrestris includes the following:
- a CDS encoding cysteine desulfurase family protein, which codes for MAYLDHAATTPMLPEAIAAMNAHLGVVGNASSLHAAGRRARRTVEEARESLGESLGARPSEIVLTGGGTESDNLAVKGLYWARRDADPARVRVLCSPVEHHAVLDAVHWLAEHEGAAVEYLPVDGHGRVHPAELRAAIERNPADVALVTVMWANNEVGTIQPVVELAAVAAEFGVPMHADAVQALGQVPVSFAESGLTALTVTGHKIGGPYGVGALLLARSATPVPLLHGGGQERDVRSGTLDVPAAAAFAAAAAIAVERRAEHAAAVGALRDDLVAAVLAAVPDAVLNGDPAADGRLPANAHFSFPGCEGDALLMLLDAQGVECSTGSACSAGVPQPSHVLLATGTDPLLARASLRFSLGHTSTKADVDALAVALPGVVERARRATAGARAPVR